From Candidatus Methylomirabilis limnetica:
TCGGTAAAATTGAGACGGTACTCCCAGATATCACGATTTTCGATGTCGCGATATTCCCGCACCTTCAAATAGTACGGAATAGTCGAAAAATATCCCTTATAGAGTCCGAAGATCCCGCGAATCGGATAGGCAATGCCGGCATCGGGCGGTACGTCCGCCGCATAATTGATGGTGTAGGCGAGGATTCTTGTCTGCTCGGTCTGGCCCTTCTGATCGACTCGCAGCAACGTATGTCCGAACATTGATGCCGGATTATTCACAAAGGCCGAAGGAAAAATCAGCGTAATAGACCGGGCTTCAAAATCTACAAACCACCGATCGAACCGTTCGCACGCCATCTTCGGCAAGCGCGAATCGTCGAAGTGCAATTGCTGCCTCAACCAGTGATAGCGCGCAATGAACGCGCATTGCGCCGGCTGTTTAGACCGTCCCACTAGCTCCGACGAGAAGAACTGCGCCAGTGTCGCATCTAGCTCCGCTTGAGGATTGGTCTTCCCGTCCGACGAGAGAAAAAACCCTGGATCGTCTTGTTCGCTTTCGTATCCGCCGAAAAGACGAGGACGATAATGGAGGAGCAAATGCCACTCGCGGTCGTCCGCGAGTTTACTTGCACGCGCTTTGACCTCTAGTTCGGACAGATATGCACTAGTAGTGAGAGGCTCTGCACTGGCGGGTGGGGAGGCGAGGAAGGCAACAGAGAAAACAATCCAACTAAAAAGAAGCAATATCCGAAAGAAAAAATAGAACGGGCCCTGACCATGAGGCCAGGACCCGTTCATAGTATTATCGAGAAGAGGCTTTGGCGAGCACCGGATGACCGGCAATGGCTTCATTGATCGCCTTCACCATAGCCACCGGAGAAGCTTCACCCGCCTTGACCAGTGAAGTGTAACGCTCTTGGGTCATTGCAAAGAAGGCACCGTGCTGATCAGTCGGTATGCCCATCAAGGTCGCCAGTGAGGCGAGGTGCTCCCCCTGACCACGGGCCATCTCCTGGGAGAGATTCTCGAAGTTCAATTCGGCGAACATGATCGTCTTGCTGTCAGCCATTATCTTGCCATCATTGGTACAGCCGGAGGTCCCCGAGCTGATACCGAACGTTTGGCTGCCGAAGGTCCCGTTGGTCGTCGCCATCATGACCTGCGGGGCAATGTTCTTCTGGTTACGGTAGTCGTTCCAGGCGAGCTTGCCCAAACCACATCCTGGTCCGTTGTCGGAATTGGCCGCTATCGCAAGACCTGCCTGCATCCCAAACAGCACTGCGACCGCCACCATAATCGCTTTCTTCACCATAAGTCCTCCTTCGTGTGAGTGAACAACGACTCGCTACCTGTTCTCCGCAACGGGCGTATTATAGCTGAAACGACCCGTGATGTTGAGAATAATTATCCGGATCTCACGGCGGGACTATGGACACCACCACGCGCGTCGGCGTGGCCTCAACGATGCGCCACGTCATCGCTTGTTCGCGATCGGTCGCGGGCAGCTCGACCAAGATACCCTTCGACGTCGCGCGCCACCGCCCAGCCCGCGGCACGGGCCTATCGTCGGCGCCGCCCACGAACACCCGAGCGGCGCCTCCAGCTTGGAGCTCAAGTCGTTCACGCGGGCGACGCGCAAGCGGGATCTGGTCGGTTTCCGGATAGAAGACGGCCCCGGCCCCGGTGTCCTGCTCGAACGCGTGGATCCACCTGATGCCACAGATCGTGGACGGATCCACGCGCGCCTTCCTTGGCGAGAGAATCATGGCGTAGATACCCTTCGGATACGAGAGCACCCCGTCAATCACGGGCACTCGGCCAGGGCGGGCACAGCCGAGCACCATCGCTGAGCCTACTTCAGTCCATTCCGACTCGTATCGAGTGCCGCTCGCATTCGCACCGCCTGCTGGGTCGTCAACATGAACATTGCTGCGTCGTCGGTATAGTCCATGTAATTGACGAACATGTCGCCATTGGGCCCGTTGCCGCAGCTAATCTTCGGGAAGGTGGGCGTGCCGAAGTTCGGTCCGGCGCAGTTCGGTGTATCGGCCACCATGTCCGAACCGCTGCAGTCCGGAGTGTCGCCCCAGATGTGGCGGAGGTTGAAATAGTGTCCGACCTCGTGCGTGGCCGTGCGTCCTTTGTTGAACGGGGCTTGCGCCGTCCCCATGGTGCCGAATGCCTGAAAGTTGATGACGACACCATCCGATGACATCGGCCCACCAGGGAACTGCGCATAGCCAAGCAGCCCACCGCTCAGGGCGCACACCCAGATGTTCAGATGCGTCTTCGGCGTAATCGGCGCGATGCCACCGGTCGAGGCATTCTTGACTTTGTCGTCGTGCGTGAACGCGGCGATGCTGGTCTTCGTGCGCGTGACCTGGACGAGCTTGAACTGGACGCGCGAATCGGCTACGAGGCCATTCCACGGCGCCGGCACACCGGCTTTATCCGGATTGGTGGCCCGGAAATCCCGCTTGAGTGCGGCGATTTGACTCTTGATCTGGGCGCTCGAGATATTCTGCGCGTCGGTATTGTAAATGACGTGGACGATCGTCTTTACGGTAACAATCGGAATGGCCTTACCGTCAAACGCCACTTGACGCCGCCTGCCCGTGACACCTTCAAGGCGCATCTGGTTGGCGCGGAATGCTGGAAACGTCTCCAGCAACATCATGTGCGCGGCCATCGCGCCGCAACTGCGACGGAGCTGAGCCTGTTTCTTCGCCATGTTCCCTCCTTGGTGTCAGAGTGAAGCTCTCGGGCCTCCGATCGCTTCCATGCGCCGAGCGACAACGGATAACTGCATCCATCTCGAACGTGGGCCGGGACATCGGCGGCGGCCTCGTCAGGCGCCGCAGCCCTCAGATTCTGCTCACACGGGGGAAGCTATCAGCGGCCGGAGAGGAAGTCAAGACAAAGACGCAGGCT
This genomic window contains:
- a CDS encoding DUF3015 domain-containing protein, which encodes MVKKAIMVAVAVLFGMQAGLAIAANSDNGPGCGLGKLAWNDYRNQKNIAPQVMMATTNGTFGSQTFGISSGTSGCTNDGKIMADSKTIMFAELNFENLSQEMARGQGEHLASLATLMGIPTDQHGAFFAMTQERYTSLVKAGEASPVAMVKAINEAIAGHPVLAKASSR
- a CDS encoding zinc metalloprotease, with product MAKKQAQLRRSCGAMAAHMMLLETFPAFRANQMRLEGVTGRRRQVAFDGKAIPIVTVKTIVHVIYNTDAQNISSAQIKSQIAALKRDFRATNPDKAGVPAPWNGLVADSRVQFKLVQVTRTKTSIAAFTHDDKVKNASTGGIAPITPKTHLNIWVCALSGGLLGYAQFPGGPMSSDGVVINFQAFGTMGTAQAPFNKGRTATHEVGHYFNLRHIWGDTPDCSGSDMVADTPNCAGPNFGTPTFPKISCGNGPNGDMFVNYMDYTDDAAMFMLTTQQAVRMRAALDTSRNGLK